In Desulfomonile tiedjei, the following proteins share a genomic window:
- a CDS encoding nitroreductase family protein yields MKTRTPIIIAACLIFCAGILVPAFGQEMKPIQLPEPKLDQSKSLVQALKERKTSREYSSGNLPQQTLSNLLWAAWGISRPDSGKRTAPSAYNKQETDLYVTMADGAYIYDPKGNALLPVVPGDLRMLTGTQSYFKDAAINLVYVADLARMNEADESVKTLLAAADAAFIAQNVYLYCASENLATVFRAGIDKPKLGEALKLRPDQRITFAQTVGLPKSGK; encoded by the coding sequence ATGAAAACAAGAACGCCCATTATTATTGCAGCATGTTTGATTTTCTGCGCAGGTATTCTGGTCCCGGCTTTCGGTCAAGAGATGAAGCCGATTCAGCTTCCCGAACCCAAACTGGATCAAAGCAAATCATTGGTACAAGCGCTGAAGGAGAGAAAGACTTCAAGGGAGTACAGCAGCGGGAACCTGCCGCAGCAGACCCTTTCGAACCTGCTTTGGGCAGCGTGGGGCATCAGCAGACCGGATTCCGGAAAACGCACCGCGCCCTCCGCTTACAACAAGCAGGAGACGGACTTGTATGTGACTATGGCTGATGGTGCCTACATCTACGACCCCAAGGGGAACGCCTTGCTTCCTGTAGTGCCGGGGGATTTACGTATGCTGACGGGCACGCAGTCGTATTTCAAAGACGCGGCCATCAACCTGGTCTATGTTGCGGACCTGGCACGAATGAATGAAGCGGACGAATCGGTAAAGACACTTCTTGCTGCGGCTGACGCGGCTTTTATCGCCCAGAATGTCTACCTGTATTGTGCCAGCGAAAACCTGGCCACAGTTTTTCGGGCAGGAATAGACAAGCCCAAATTGGGTGAAGCCCTGAAGTTGCG